The window GGGTGCGCAAAGCCGAGCGGCTGCTCGTTGCGGCGCAGCCCCGCCAGAGCATCACCGAGATCGCGTTTACCTGTGGGTTCAATGACAGCAACTATTTCTCGCGGGTCTTCCGCCGCTTTGCCCTGTGCTCGCCGAGGGATTTCCGGGCGGCGCGGCGAGGTTTGCTCCGGTGATTTTCACCCGGCGAGGAAGGCTGTGTGCTTTCCTGCGGAGTCGCGCTCGGACCCGCAAACCATGTGCCGCTGATCTGTACCGAACAGGGATGTTCCGGCACGCCATACTCGTTGCGGTTGATTTGATCGATGACGAGTTTGGCTGCGGCCTGCCCGACTTCAAAGTTGTTTTGCCGGATCCCCGCGAGATTGGTCCAGGTTGAGTCCAGGCCGAGATGCGCGAAGCCGATCTCGCCCGGGATCTTCACTCCTGCCTCCTGTAGGTAAATGAGCGGCTCATGCTCAGCCGCCAGCACGGCGTCGGGTCGCTGTTTCTCGACCCATTGCAGGAATCTCGTGCGATCCCAGGTTTCCGTCCAGTGCGGAGGGATGATGGCCAGGCCTCCCTGCAAGCTCCAGCCGAGACATGCCGAGAGAGCGCGATAGTCGACCGTGGCGATCCAGTCGGCACGGCTCATGGCGAGGCCGATGCGGCGATATCCCAGCGCTGCGAGCTGGGTCATTGCCAGCCAGGCGTTTCGGTAGTGGTCGGTCCCTGCAAAATGACAGGGGACATTCAGCTGCCGGTTGCCGACCGATGCCATTGCGTAGTTTTTCCATAAGGCGGCATCCCAGGGCGGAATCACTCCGGCCTGAATGATGATCCCTGGCACTCTCCTGGCGGTCAGCGCGGTAAACAGCTTCCGCGGGTTGTCGAAGTAGTCCTCGATGAGAAACTCATCGATGCTGAATCCCGCCTCATCGAGCGTATCGCGATATCCCTGGTAGGACTCCCGATTGGTGGAGATTAGGCCCCGATTCCGTCGGGTTTTGCGATCGGTGAGGCAGGCGATTATCGCCCGCATCCGGCGGCGCGCGTTGCTGCGGCGATGGCCTGTCATCAAGGCCGTGACCATCGGGTTGGGCTTATAGCCCAGTGTCCTTGCCACCTCGGTGATACGCTTGCGTACTTCTTGCGAGACTCCCGGACGATTCCGCAGCGCGCAACTTACAGAAAAGATACTGACCTTGGCGATCTCTGCGATCTGACGGTAAGTGGGGTGGCTCATTCTGATGATAACGTGTTAGGTATAAAACCAGTTGTTGAAGCAGGTTCAAGCCGATACTTCTGCTCAGCAACACCAAGCGAACTTCCCTAACCCCCGAAAAATCATGAAACTTTGGATTTCCACCATCCTAATGCTAGTGAGTCCCGTCCTGGCAAACGCGACGATGCTCTATTACCTGCCGTTTGATCAAAATGGCTCGGCCTCTCTGGCAAACATGGGTTCCGTCTCCGGCACGGCCACGGCAGTAACCGGCGGCGGAGGAGGCGCTGCGCCGACTGCCTCGACATCGGTCGCCCCGAATCTTGGCTCCACGTATTCGGAGCGATTCACAGGCTCTGGCGTCAATGCCGGAACCGTTGTGCTGCCGTCCAGCACCACCGAGTTTCGCCTGAGCTCCAGCAGCCAGAAGATGACCTTATCGACCTGGGTGTACTGGAACGGCGCTCTGGCTGCGGGGCAGCTCTCGGGGGTCGTGAACAACTATGTCTCGGCATCTAATAGCGGCTGGGGCATTTCCATCACCGATGTCGGGGAGATCCGTTTCAACTACGGCACGGGAACAAGCTCGACCAACCGCAAAAGCTCGACCGGCGCCGTGGTGGCCGGTCAGTGGACTTTGCTCACTGTGACGTGGGATGGCTCGAAGGCAAATCCGCTCACCTTCTATGCTAACGGTCTTTCTTTGGGGTCGACCGCAACCGGCGCGAGTTCTCTGGCCAGCAATGCCGAGCCGATCAGATTGGGCGTAACCACTGCCTCGACTTACAATTCGCTCAATGGCAACATGGATGATCTGGCCATGTGGGACACTGCTCTCGGTGCCGGCGAGGTTCGCGCTCTGGTGACCGCGCCGACTCTGCTGAACGGATATAATGCGGGCGTCATGAATCAGCTTTTCCTCGTGGCAGGCGGGACATCGTCGAGTGCCACGATCGATGCTCTCAACTGGACCCAGGCGACCGGGTTGAATGTTTCAGGCCGGTCCCTTGGCGATACGTGGCAGAGCGGTGGCAATTATTACATGTGGCTCTCGGGAGATGCTTTAAATGCCGCCGGCCTCGTTGCGACGAGCGTGCCCGAGCCCGGCACGGTGGTCCTGCTCGGTCTCGCGGCGGGCGTTCTGTTGCTGAGATTCAGCCGACGTGCGAAGGCTTGATCGTGCGTGAATGCGAAAGTCTCCTCTATGAAGTATAAACTTGTCCATCTCGCCCTTGCCGTATTTTGTGCGGCGACCCTGCACTCTTATGCAGCGGAGCCTGTCTATCAACTCCGGTTCGACGCCGGTGAACTCAAGAACACTGGCTCGGCTGGCGGCGAGGCCCAGCAGGCCGGCATCCTTTCGCTGGTCGATGTCGTGATCGATGCGGACCTGGGTATCTATGCGGCAAATCTGAAAATGTCGGCCAATGGTAGCCAGGGAGGCGCTTTGGCCTTTCCAGAGAGCGGCTCGCGACTCCAACTCGGCGGCTTGAGTGACGAACTCACCCTCGCCATGTGGGTGAAGTGGCGCGGACCTCACGCTCATGCCGATAAACGTCACGGACTCGTCAGCACCATGCCTGCCAAGAAGGACGCGGGCTGGGCGTTCTCGATTCTCGAGGACGGACGGCTTCAGTTCAACTGGGTCAACGAAAAGGGGGGCAGTTTCCGCACGTCGAGTGCGAGTCTGGCCGAGAACCAGTGGACGCATGTCGCCATGCGGTGGCAGGGTGGGGAGAAATCGGGCGGACTGGAGTTTTTCATCAATGGCGAGCCTGTGGGGGTGAATCAGAAATGGACGGGAGGCGGTCCGATCAAGAAGAGCGGGCTCAATCTTATCCTTGGGGTGATGGACGAGGCCGCCTATCTGCCCCTCAATGGCTCGCTCGCCGAGGTCAATCTTTTCGGGAGTGCTCTTTCCGATGAGAATATCCGGGCTTTGGCTCAGGCCCCCCGCCAATCCGCCCTTCCCAAAGAGCCTGCTCGCAACGTAGCGAAGGCCGCCCGCCCGCCGCGCATGGTCTTTGCGCACTACATGGTGGCATTGCCTACGGCGGGAGGCGACGCCAGCGTCGAGGATTACAAAAAGGAGATTCAACAGGCGCAGGCACTGGGCATCGACGGCTTTGCTTTGAACTCCGGTGGCTGGACGATTGAGAAAAAGATCCCCTCCTACAAGGAGCGCACCAGCCGCATCTATGAGGCAGCTAAGCAACTCGGCACGGGATTCAAGCTTTTCATCTCGGCTGATTTTGCCACCAAGCTGAACTTCCCAGAGTTCGCGGACATGGTTCTGTCATTTCGCAATCATCCCAATCAGCTCGAGGTGGATGGCAAGCCCGTCATTTCGAGCTACAAGGGGGAGAATATCGACCTGACCCGCAGTGCTCGCACGGCCTTCACCGACGAGAATGCGATTTTCCTCATTCCATTTTTGCGCTCGAACCCCCAGGCCGAGCTTCCTTCCCAGGAACTGGTGGAAGGAGTGTTTCGCGCCAATCAGGACCTCGATGGATTTTTTGATTTTGGTGCGGCGGGAAGCCCTCAGGATCTCTGTGCCGCGACGAAGCGCATGGCAGGTGTGTGGATGGGCGCGGGCAAGGTCTTCATGGCCCCCGTCACTCCCTACTATCGCGGACGGGGAAAGAATTTCCGGATGTTTGAAAGCCGTGGCTTCGAGGGCATGGCCATGCAGTGGGAGAATGCGATCAATCTCGGGGTGGACTGGGTTGAAATCGTCACCTGGAACGATTGGGCGGAGTCCAGCTACATCGCCCAGTTTGGCGCCCCGGCGGATACTCAGTTCTGGGACGATCATTATGGAAAGATGCTTTCGCATCGCGGGTTTGCCGAGGCGAGCAAGCACTACATCAAGTGGTTCAAGGACGCGAAGGAACCCGCGATCTCAGAGGATCGGTTTTTCTACTTCTATCGCCTCCATCCGAAGTCGACTCCGGCACCGGACGGTCGATTCCCTCGCGGTGTCGAGAATGCGGAGGATCGCATCTACGCCACCGTGTTTCTCAAAGCGCCAGCCGTCTTCACGATAGAGTGCGGCGATGTCTCCGAGAGATTCCCGCTGGAGGCGGGTGTGCATCACGTGTCCAGCGCCTTTGCTCAGGGGACGCCCCGGTTTCAGGTCATCCGCGATGACCAGGTCGTCCTGGCCAAAACGGCCGAGATGCCCATCAGCGGCGACTCCGCCTGGGGAAACTTTAACTATTTTTCCTCGTCCAGTTTATAACCCCAGCCACTCAGCATGCTCTCCTCCAGGCCATCACGAGTGTCACAGGGATTCTCCTTGATGGAGATCCTGACGGCGGTTGCGATCGTTGCGATCTGTTCGGCGATGATCTTTCCCTACGTGGGGAAACTCCGAGACAAAGCAATCTCGGCGCGATGTGTGGCCAACCTGCGCTCCAGTCACGTGGCGCTCAGCGCCTTTGCCGCAGACGCCGGGAGCTGGCCGTCCGTGAACATGAACCACGAGACGAACCCGACCGGGGAGGGCACCCAGCTCTGGTTCGTTCCCCTCATACGCGACCAGTATGTCGATACCTCGGCGGTCCGGATCGGCGGGGTGAATTGCCTGCAGGCCGCCTCGCTTCTCTGCCCCGGCAACAAGATACTGAAGAAGGAACCCTATCCCTGGACCAGTGCGCCTTATCCTGTCTACCCCAGCTACGCGATGAATGTTTACTGGGGAGAGCGGACAGTCTCTCCGCTGCGGGTTCCCATCGGGGCCGTGGTCAATGGAGGTGCCATTCTTTTGATCGATAGCACGGTCAATGGGAGCCGCTCGATCTATGCCACTGACCCCACTCATTTGCAGTGGGACTCTGCGAATTGCAAGATCCCCAAGGATATTCATCCGGATGGGGCTCATGCCCTTCTCGCCAATGGAAGCGTGATATCCGTGAGTCCGGCGACTCATCCCGACATCCAGGACCCCAGGTACTGGAACCCAAGATACCAGAGATAATCCATAGCGTTTTCGAAAACAAACCATGACGAGTGTGTTGCTGTCTGAAGGAAAAGGAAATACATACAGGCTGTATAATGGCATTGAAATTCCGGCCGACTGGCCTCCGTCCTCCCTCCGGATTTCGGATGAGGTTCCCTTCCCGGATCTCGGTACCGCCTTTGCGGTGGATGATCCCCGGGAGCTGACGGCCAGGAGGCTCCCCCCGGCTGTTCCCTATCTCGATCACCCTCCGGAGGTCGTTCTCATTGATGTCGGCCGGCAGTTGTTCATCGACGATTTTTTGATCGAGGAGACCGACTTGGTCAGGGAATACCACCTGGCGCGAAAGTATGAGGGCAACCCGGTGTTGCAATCCGAGACGGACTTGGAAAAACCGGAGGGCCGCATGGCGGGTGCGGCTCCGAAAAGCGGCGGACTCTGGTGGAGTCCCGAGGAGGGAGTCTTCAAACTTTGGTATGAGGCCGGGTGGTGTGAATCCACCGCCTATGCGACGAGCGGGGATGGGCTGCACTGGACACGCCCCGATCTGGGCGGGTCAAACCGCATTGTTCCCGAGTATCCGCCGGATTCCGTGACCGTTTTCTACGATCCGTGGGCCAGATCCTCCGGAGAGCGTTTCAAGATGCTCTTGAGGCGGCCCGGCAGTTGGGAGAGCGGCTTTGCGATGGTATCGGGGGACGGGCTGAACTGGTCGGAGCCGGTGAAAACCGGACTGATGAATGACCGCAGCACCATGTTTTATAATCCCTTCCGGAAGAAATGGATCTTTAGCATTCGTTCCCTGGCGTACGGTCGCACCCGTCACTACTTTGAGCATGACGATTTTTTGCAGGGAACTCAGTGGCGTGATGACGAGCCGGTTTTCTGGGCGTCCGCAGACGATCTGGATTTACCTGATCCTCAGGTGGGCGTCCCCACCCAGTTGTACAACCTCGATGCGGTCGCCTACGAAAGCGTCATGCTGGGGCTCTTTGAGATCCTGCGCGGCCCCAATAACTTGGATTGCGCCGCTGCAGGGCGTCCCAAGATCACGGATTTGACGCTCGCCTACAGCCGGGACGGCTTTCATTGGCACAGGCCGGATCGGCGGTCTTTCATTGCCTCGACGAACAGGGAGGGCGATTGGGACCGGGGGTACATTCAGTCCGTTGGGGGCGTTTGTGCCGTGGTTGGAGACGAGTTGTGGTTCTTTTACAGTGGTGCCAAAGGCGGGGATAAGGATCGCGATCCTGAGGGCGGCATGTACGCCAACCGGAGCATGGGTATCGCGAAGCTGCGTCGCGACGGTTTTGCGTCGATGCGCGCGGGAGCGTGCGTCGGCACGCTGCTCACTCGACCGCTTCGATTTTCAGGAGCGTATCTCTTTGCCAATGTCGATTGCCCGGCAGGCGAGCTGCGTGCAGAGGTGCTGGATGAAAGTGGTCGCGTTTTCCCGGGATTCGGCGTCGAGGACTCCATCCCCGTACAGGGTGACCATGCAAAAGTTCTGCTGGCGTGGAGATCCGGTCGCAGTCTGTCGGATCTGGCGGGACAGAATGTCCGGTTCCGATTTCATCTTGGGAACGGCGACCTTTTCTCCTTTTGGGTGTCCCGTTCCGAGTGCGGCGAAAGCGGAGGTTATCTTGCCGCTGGCGGTCCTGGATTCGCGGGATTGGTTGATGAGTGAAAAGCTCGTTTTCCGCCTTTGGCTCGCCGCGTGATCGTTGGGCGACGCGAAGGCATCCGACCTGTTAAGACAGCGTTCCCGGCTTGGGAAAATTCCGCGAGGCGTCGTCGAGCACGAGAACGAGGTCGATCATCTCTCCCTCCTCAGGGTGGCGGAAGGCGAGTTCCTCCCAGCGGTCGATGAGGCCGATCAACGTGCTTTCACCCGTGCGGGGATGGAACCACCATGCCTTGAGTCTCTCTCCTGTGAGATTTTCCGTGCGGACGTGGAAGTTTCGCCCGGCCGGGGCGTAGATCATCGCGTAGCTGCCTGCGCTATCCCGGGTCGCGGCGAAGCGGTACAACCCGGCCCCTGGAAGTACGGTGGCATGGTCGTGCGGAACGATCAGCGTGTCATCCGGGATGCGTGTCAGGAATGGGCGGGACTCCAGGAGCGCCCGGGCGTGCCGCATCTGGGCGGCCCCAGGTTGATCGAGAGCATCGCGCCACGACATGACGGGGAGGTTGATCCCGGCCCGGCCCGGCTCCCACATCTGCCAGACGGAATGGTGCCCGTAGGTATGGCCAAAAGCCCCGCTGAACAGATCCCAGTACAGCGCGCGGCGGGTATCGACCGCCAGGGAATGGCCGCGACCGTGCGCGTCGAAGGAGACCGGGTGATCTTCGTAGATCGGCTCGGCGTCGATGACGGGCTTCACTGGCTCGCGGTCGTAATCCCGCCGCGTCTTGTCGTAGCGGCCGGTGTACTCCGCGACATGGCCGTTCTGCCGCATGTTAAAGTCCAGCCACGGCTCGTCGTGAAAGGACTCGGCGGAACCCAGCCCGCCGCCTGGATGAAACGTCATCAGGTGCGCTCCGCCGTCTCCCTGCCGCACTCCGCGCGCCATGGCCCGGATGATTGCACGATGGCGGTCGGTTTCCACGGCTTTGTCTCCCCCGAGCACCCAGACGATGCCCGCGCTGCGATACCTGCGCCCGATCCACT of the Terrimicrobium sacchariphilum genome contains:
- a CDS encoding LacI family DNA-binding transcriptional regulator, with protein sequence MSHPTYRQIAEIAKVSIFSVSCALRNRPGVSQEVRKRITEVARTLGYKPNPMVTALMTGHRRSNARRRMRAIIACLTDRKTRRNRGLISTNRESYQGYRDTLDEAGFSIDEFLIEDYFDNPRKLFTALTARRVPGIIIQAGVIPPWDAALWKNYAMASVGNRQLNVPCHFAGTDHYRNAWLAMTQLAALGYRRIGLAMSRADWIATVDYRALSACLGWSLQGGLAIIPPHWTETWDRTRFLQWVEKQRPDAVLAAEHEPLIYLQEAGVKIPGEIGFAHLGLDSTWTNLAGIRQNNFEVGQAAAKLVIDQINRNEYGVPEHPCSVQISGTWFAGPSATPQESTQPSSPGENHRSKPRRAARKSLGEHRAKRRKTREK
- a CDS encoding LamG domain-containing protein; this encodes MKLWISTILMLVSPVLANATMLYYLPFDQNGSASLANMGSVSGTATAVTGGGGGAAPTASTSVAPNLGSTYSERFTGSGVNAGTVVLPSSTTEFRLSSSSQKMTLSTWVYWNGALAAGQLSGVVNNYVSASNSGWGISITDVGEIRFNYGTGTSSTNRKSSTGAVVAGQWTLLTVTWDGSKANPLTFYANGLSLGSTATGASSLASNAEPIRLGVTTASTYNSLNGNMDDLAMWDTALGAGEVRALVTAPTLLNGYNAGVMNQLFLVAGGTSSSATIDALNWTQATGLNVSGRSLGDTWQSGGNYYMWLSGDALNAAGLVATSVPEPGTVVLLGLAAGVLLLRFSRRAKA
- a CDS encoding endo-1,3-alpha-glucanase family glycosylhydrolase, which codes for MKYKLVHLALAVFCAATLHSYAAEPVYQLRFDAGELKNTGSAGGEAQQAGILSLVDVVIDADLGIYAANLKMSANGSQGGALAFPESGSRLQLGGLSDELTLAMWVKWRGPHAHADKRHGLVSTMPAKKDAGWAFSILEDGRLQFNWVNEKGGSFRTSSASLAENQWTHVAMRWQGGEKSGGLEFFINGEPVGVNQKWTGGGPIKKSGLNLILGVMDEAAYLPLNGSLAEVNLFGSALSDENIRALAQAPRQSALPKEPARNVAKAARPPRMVFAHYMVALPTAGGDASVEDYKKEIQQAQALGIDGFALNSGGWTIEKKIPSYKERTSRIYEAAKQLGTGFKLFISADFATKLNFPEFADMVLSFRNHPNQLEVDGKPVISSYKGENIDLTRSARTAFTDENAIFLIPFLRSNPQAELPSQELVEGVFRANQDLDGFFDFGAAGSPQDLCAATKRMAGVWMGAGKVFMAPVTPYYRGRGKNFRMFESRGFEGMAMQWENAINLGVDWVEIVTWNDWAESSYIAQFGAPADTQFWDDHYGKMLSHRGFAEASKHYIKWFKDAKEPAISEDRFFYFYRLHPKSTPAPDGRFPRGVENAEDRIYATVFLKAPAVFTIECGDVSERFPLEAGVHHVSSAFAQGTPRFQVIRDDQVVLAKTAEMPISGDSAWGNFNYFSSSSL
- a CDS encoding type II secretion system protein, which gives rise to MLSSRPSRVSQGFSLMEILTAVAIVAICSAMIFPYVGKLRDKAISARCVANLRSSHVALSAFAADAGSWPSVNMNHETNPTGEGTQLWFVPLIRDQYVDTSAVRIGGVNCLQAASLLCPGNKILKKEPYPWTSAPYPVYPSYAMNVYWGERTVSPLRVPIGAVVNGGAILLIDSTVNGSRSIYATDPTHLQWDSANCKIPKDIHPDGAHALLANGSVISVSPATHPDIQDPRYWNPRYQR
- a CDS encoding glycoside hydrolase family 140 protein, translating into MPTSLPQPQAISDNGRYLLDAGGRPFFWLGDTAWELFHRLTREDALHYLERRAAQGYTVIQAVALAELQGLESPNAYGHLPLADRDPARPNDDYFAHVDWVVTQANRLGLCIALLPTWACHWHPENAVFTPENAEAYGEWIGRRYRSAGIVWVLGGDKAVETDRHRAIIRAMARGVRQGDGGAHLMTFHPGGGLGSAESFHDEPWLDFNMRQNGHVAEYTGRYDKTRRDYDREPVKPVIDAEPIYEDHPVSFDAHGRGHSLAVDTRRALYWDLFSGAFGHTYGHHSVWQMWEPGRAGINLPVMSWRDALDQPGAAQMRHARALLESRPFLTRIPDDTLIVPHDHATVLPGAGLYRFAATRDSAGSYAMIYAPAGRNFHVRTENLTGERLKAWWFHPRTGESTLIGLIDRWEELAFRHPEEGEMIDLVLVLDDASRNFPKPGTLS